The DNA region TGAAGTGAACACTAGCCGTTCTTTGTCagacatacatacttatattttCGACCTCATATAAAGAGATTCCGTTTAACGACTCTCagtatattgtattattgtattcctttttccattttaatatttacgttttCTAAGACGATGTATATAAAAGGTCTTTTCGTGAATGGTAaaagaaaaatcttaaaaaaaggttttatactAGACTTTACGAGTTAACCATTAACAACACACGTTACACTACCtaaacttttatgaaatttctatattatttttatatcttgtaATGAAAATAACTAGTTgcctatttttgtaaaatacttatataaaccAATATTTTCATACTAACATTATCAGTCACAGCACAAGCACTAAGTTTGGAACATTTTAGTGACTCTAACTTTGAATTAAATGGGTATTATGAAATTTACTTAAAACCTACCTAATTAATACCGTTGGTAGGTCGTTCTTATTAAAACCTAATAATGGGGTAAAATAATATACTCAGTGAGCTACAGGTGTTAGTATTTTGTGTATCATCATTACAATGTTACAAATGCCACGATATTTGAATTGTAATCGTATATTGTATACAATACAGTAAATATCTAGAGCGATTAGTCCCAGACAGATTACTGGTGAAGGGAGAGGGTGAATAGAGGGTTGAATAGCAATTTCTTTCAAGCAAGTTTGATCCCTATTCATATATAATAgggtataaatatgtatgtgtaaaaaTGATGGTGCGTTAGTACTACACCACCACGCACAAGGCCATTGACCTTCGTTAAGCCATAATTCGATAATAAATCGCAAGCCGCTTTTAAGTGAGTTTGCTACTATtttacaaaagtaaaattaaaataaatttttatagtcTCATAACATATTTACGTttgaaagtttattttaaattttctatatttctATATGGACATATTAATGTAATAGTTATGGTGTAATCGTATATTTTAATGTCGacatgtattaataaatatgatttgtATTCTTTCGGACGTCATGGCCTTTGCTGCAACAAGAGTTCAGGTGGGTTTGCCCGCCACGGTGCCCTAAATAAAACCATACAAatagctcttgccaccatcgacgctCCTGCTCTTATCGGGTCTACTGGATTTGTCGCGATGATatcaagagacctgatggattaaCGTTGGTTCCCTGAAAAAGAGGACGgacgcttttgtgggacgcaaccacGGTCTTCTACACAGGTGTTGCAACAACAGTAGTTGGGGAACATCGGCTTAATGGTTGCGCTTTCCTTTTCAATTTACGGCTGCCGACGCATGAAGATAGATGGCTGTGCTGTGCAACGAAGACAAAATAGCATTCTGTCTATTTTTCCTACTACATTCACATGtgatttatatgtttttattatataactaactGACTCAAAAACCACAAAcgtttgtttgttgtgttttcCATATTATTAACCCGTTTaacccccctcccccccttgtagcttaggggtatgaaaaatagatgttggccgattcgcAGACCTACCTGGTATGCAcgcgaaatttcataaaaatcgatctagccgtttcggaagagtattgTATCTAACTTTGTGACACTACGAGAATTTTCTATATTAGATAAGCacaatagatataatatacatatacaattagCACAACACACGTTGTTGTGTTGTGGCAACTTATGACTTGCCTGCATTcacgttttaaaatataaccaatgcACTCCACACCCAGCGATGGCAGTGACGTACAGCGGCGTAGACCCGAAAGAAAAGTTATGACACTATCGTACTAATCTGACCATTGATACTGGGCTTCGTTGCAAGGCCTGTATGTAAGACCATGGACGCAACCGGCATTGACACACTTGTTCCGTTTCATGTCAGGGAAatagccttaaaagcgggagtcGGTgtggaaaaagctgaaacgactaaacggcacaagtattcgtcactaattccaaattacatctttgtgtcGTTTGCAAACGAAACACTTCAATTACGTCACACAAgggggctggtgcattttttacccaggtaaaactttatatttttattttattatgatttggcatttaaaaatacatactacCCTAAAATTGCACCCTGCTACCACCAagattttttaatagcgtttagcggcaagacaacgtttgccggctCAGCTAGTTATAcacgtatatgtatattttaatacatatcaGTAGTaatattgtacttttttatgttttatttaattttcttcgaGGTGACAGTATATTTCTGTacgttaacttttttttttgtattaagttaaaattaaaaaaaaagtaatattttaatatatttttatttctttgtaattatttgtggttcataaattgtaatatcaaaatacgTTATAACAATCAAAAGATGTACCTTGTCAACGAGAATATTTCGAAACATTATCTACAACTATACGATTGTATCTGtaatttcaaaaacatttaaaaaattactattaattatcataaagataaaatattcagATAGTTTTGATAAATGCTTTACAACATTTAGATAACcttatctatttaattttaacctttagaataatttacattttaacatgtaccgaaaaaaatatagcatgagtctacattacatttaaaaaaatatttgacaactgTCAACTAAGAAAGTTACTGGCTGGTAGTATTTTTTTTGGCTGGTTATTGTTTGAACCAATATCATCAATGGATGAATcactattaaataaagaaaaaaaactgacaattACGTAAGTTACtggttgataatattttatccaACATCACAAATGTTGAACAAgcattcattaaatttataaacattagttttcattttaaatttataccaGTTTGCTTAAAATATTCACCCTTTCCCCTTTAAGTAATAATGACATTCATGTACCAACccctttgtttttgttataaagcATATATCATCTGTACAAGTTGACACATTGGACGGCTATTGTAGGTTTTAAGTAGATACTGAACACATAAACCACATAACAAAAgttatacaaaattacattaattttcataattttataaaacctgATAACCaattaacatttgtatttagcagttcaattaaaatttttacaaaactatTTCCATCTCTTTCTCCTATTAAATCTATTTCATAGTTTGTCAAGCGAGAAAGagatgaaattatttttgtaattcaatttataaCTACTTAATTATTCCGCTATTGATTAAACGTCAACTTAATGCGTTAATAACAGCCATTTATGAAACAATTACTGCGACCTAAAAATTATATCTCAAAGATAATGAGATTACTTTCGCAATACCATAAAGAGAAGAAAATTATCCTAAAATTAACTTCTTTAGTATAATGGCACTTGCTTAAAAATACagacaaatactttttaattgtgCGTCATACGCAACTTAAATCTAGGCCGTATTTACATTTTCTCCTTTGCCATTAttaattatagattaaaaaaaagaaacaaacaaggACATTCGCTTTcataatgtgtatttttttaattaattaaagtaaacaTTTGACATCCATTCCATTAAAAATTGTGAcatttttaggatttttatttatatttttttttttgcggcAAAGGAATGTATTACAACGCCATCACGTTTCAAACAAGCATTACATAGAAACtactttaacaaaaaactttttacacGTTAACTTTATTCAGccgaaattattatatactatgtCGATCTTGATTACACAGacattactaataaaattttagtaaaacatAGACCAGATATCTCGTCGAAATAAACTGACTAGAATTGAATATAGTGGATAAAACTTAAAAGCATTTTATAGTATGTACTTCTAATGaatgcataaaatattaataatttcgagTGCGAAGCAAATAAGAGCGCACGATTGAGTGAAACATGTAAgatttttaccatttttaatgcacaaataataaatgcttttttttttcatttctcatCCAAAAAAAACTACGTAGTTGATATATGCAACtttgttgatttatttaagtatttatttatagaaaacgtaataataaaagtttaattgcATTGTCTCACACCTAAAATCCTAACAAAACAACGCCTTATGTACATCTCGATGTATCAAAAAAAGACCTTATTCACAATAGttcataacaatttttttaatcatttagcTAACTCAGCATTTCCGATCgacaaaatattctttttaaactgtgataaatttaaaaagataacTTATAATTAACTTAAGCCTATTTAGAGATCCATGCTAAATGTCTCCTGCGATTCGTCGAAGGAGATGGAATTAGATCGTGGCTTTTGCACTGATGTGGGAGTCTGTTGTGCAAGAGGGGGGTTCTTCAACATGGCAGCGGGTAGAGAGCAGCTTGGAGGCGTTTTTGAGATCGGCGAATGACGTAACGACATCATAAAAGACCTTTCGTAAACTATACGAGTGCCtgaaaaaaagggaaaaaatattttaataaagttttataaattatagagatttatttttaaaaggctTCTTTTAATGTTCACTTATTTATTAAGCAAATATATGATAGTCTAACTGtgtctgcgacttcgtccgcgttttgggtatttacatgttcaacgggattatttaaattggtgtagcttttttatttatgaaccgattgacatgcaacaaacattaaatgttaagtgCAGCCTATCATAATAcattagtgaaaaccacatcgAAATTGGATAAGCCATTCCAGAGATTAGCgtacacaaacgcacagacaaacagacaaaaattctaacaatcattgttttagcTATTTGCGTTGATGACAGGTcccaataatttttttctcatatatcttgcATGTaaagacagcgatccgttacatttttattaaccgacttccaaaaaaggaggaggttctcaattcgactgtattttttttttttttttttttttttttttttttatgtatgttacatcagaacttttgactcggtggagcgatttcgacaaattttctttcaatcgaaaggtggtgtgtgccaattggtcccatttatatttatttgagatctaacaactacttttcgagctatagcTAATAaggcgtttttacttgacgcttttttcgtcgacctacgttgtattataccgcataactttctactggatgtacggattttgataattctttttttgttggaaaggagatatctcaaatttagtaccatgataaggaaaccaggatctgatgataggatcctagagaaatcgagcgaaactcttgaaaatcggcaataactttttattaggtgtaccgattttgatgattctttttttgttggaaagaagatatctctagtttagtaccatgatagggaaaccaggatctgatgatgggatcccagagaaatcgagggaacttcttgaaaatccgcaataactttttattaggtttaccgattttaatgatttttaatttaatcgaaagccgaagtttatcatgtggtcacatttaaatttcatcgagatctgataactactttttgagtaatctttgataacgcgttgttacttgactattttttcatcgatctacgttgtattactcgtcgatgtaattgaagtcggtttttttttcgtttgcgagcaaacacaattattataattatgtattgatagacgtatatattatataatattttaaaaattttgatttgtaccATATGATGCTgatatttcaaataaagtaaaaaaaaaaacaataattgataaatatactataagctactttcaaaaatatttactttatactgAGAGGTCTAGTTCTagaagtgtaataaaaaaatactcgaTAAACCTAtcttgttaataaattaatattatacattcaaagataattctttaataatctatatttgaTAGTTGGCTTCACTGGTGACAAGAAGGctgatgtatttttttaccCAGGGTTGCtaccagcattcttggcacaattccacgcggacatgatttgtactaTAAACGTAAATAGTTCTTaaattgtgaattgtaaatatgtataattttttttttcaatattgtcaatatttgaaattattataatcacaCAAATTCCACGCGGTTCATCTAgtattattatgaattaaaaattaataaacaaataataattataaacaaggAACTTGTAAACCTGTTATCacgtttataataaatgttgatAAAATTGATTAACGTATAAAACGgatataaattgaataaaactagtttttgttattaataaaaataaaaatcaattttaaatattaataatatcatatGTTTTTCTTTgagtacatattaaaatattgtttagaaACCTAAATATTGTCTTGTTTACGAGACCTTAAATTCGTACATGAGACGTGAACCAGGCGATAATAGATTTCAATATggatttataaaaatgatatattttaatgatgcATTAATCTGAACgccaaaatacataaaaaatatagtaataaaatatttttttccattaaacCAGTTTACGCGTCTCAGccattcaataaatattttatgagttTTTAATACATCTGTGAATGTGACTAATGTATACATaatgtaaatacaataatatggaagtaggtataaatatatttatatgttttaacatCTGTGTTATGGCTGAGTAACAATGtagagtaaataattaaattaaaacaccaAATGTCATCTGTTTTCActctaatttcaaattttgaacGAAGCAACCTACCTctataaaattgtgtttgacgaaaaaagccgacttcaattataacgacaagtaataacaacgtaggtatacgaaaaaatattcaaaaaaaatatgtggtgtcatgggacaccaggtaggaacgaagtctTTCGGAtaatatagaagcaacacaactTGAAAAAagaatgttgaattttatatatattttctagttcttgattttttttttaactttgttgattggtttttaattaagtacacaaaagtattaagaaaatttagtattttagaaaataacaaataccgtaaaataaaataaatcaaccaaaataaaaaaaaaacataggtatggctttatttatttttgtcgacagtataaaaaaattacataaataatttaaataaaagtttactagtaatattttagttttacaaacgtcatattatcaGTCGTGTGAcagatattacgtcacttccgttatatatttttcttacggtttttgtatcacatttttttcagttcggtcgcctagccaaatgtcaagcctgccgtaaggaacttcgttccaataaatacgcgttatcaaagttaaaaaaaaagaattgtgaatctcctcctattttgaagttagttaaaaatataaaacatgaataAGACAACGTACCTGAATAAAATATAGTTCTATATTTGTAggtcattataatgaaacagcaTCATAGTCGTGtaccataaaaaaaataatgttccGTACGTAAATTGTATCGTTTTCTACATATAGCAACCgggtttaattatttttattattttttatataagtagggcggcaaacaagcgtacggatcacccgatggtaagcgattaccatagtttatacaccagaaacatcacaagcgcattgctgaccctatcctcccagaagctctggtcaccttacttaccaacaggaacacaacgttGCTTggaaatagtattatttagctatgatcttctgtaaggtcgaggtagtaccccagtctggctgctccctattttgagcaggaaatttcctgctgtgccctacttcaaaTTGAATGTGCCTCGTAGTTTTACCCACGTATCTTTCGATCCTATGgaaatgtgtaaatattttttttttcttagtataacgtaaaaaaaaacatgacgaGAAGACAAAATCGCGAATAGTTAACATAAAACGATTGTAAAACCTGTTACAAAACCTACGCTTATTttcatggttttttttttaatatttttttaatttcattttaaaatgtttacattaatttaaataagtttatacATCTTACACATGATGTTGTCATAGTTTCTTAaactttttgtaatataattaacttacaatttatataaaaaaaataaacaaattgaaaactgtgaaaataataataggcgagttatttttaaaaacaaattaacattttaataactactgtaattaaataacaatatatttgtcATGTTTATATAACATTCAagacatttatatacattttatttattgatttccacgaatcttaaaaaattattccCAAATCACAAAGTTTTTACGTGTGTATTAGCTCTATCTTGACTGATTGTgattcgattttaaaaattatttaaaattgaattaaataaaaatctgttaatTTAGAAACACCCTGAAAAAAAACCGGAGATGGAAATATCAGTTTTTATTATGGAAACAGTATTATCGCTCGAAGCTTAAAACAGAGTATGTGCGCAATACACTGCGCAATATACTAATCAAGGTCTCGGCAGAGCAACACGCGGTCGTTGTTACATCAAATTTTCCGACAACAagctgtattaatattattggaCAAATGAACTCTTAGTAACATTTTAAAGGTTGTTTACCTTTACGTTTATTGCTATTACTAACCTAGTTTCTTATTACCACGCGGTCTTATGTAATGTTTATTGACATCATTGTCATGTGATTTTGAAAATCGAACGTGAATGattttgtgataaaattaatagttttctcaaattttttttaattgaaattcgTTAATACTtcatattttatagaatttttttattcgtgtgtaatatttcgtattttaataactaGATTAATTCTAGTTAAAAAATCGTTACCTCCAGGTGTGGTAGAGTATATGGTGCCGCCTGGTGTGCTGGAATATACATCTGGCATCTGAGCAGGGTCTGTGATGAGTACCCTCCTCGTGGGTATGGTTTGACTGTGCGTCGCCTGTCTTGCTATTGGTGACGCGGACATTTTCAACTTTATTCGCTTTAATTAGAGTACTAAATCACAATCACAACAACGATAGCTGATCGGAGGACTGTGGACTGAGCCGAGGCATGCCGGTGTCTAAAATAAATACGTTCGCAGCTAAGCACGCACACAAAGGCGTGTCAGTGTAAACAtgagaaatatttataagtgtGCACTATAAAAACATTCAAAGATTATTCTTAAAGATATATTGAAGATCGGTGACGTTTTATGCCAAATGTAGGTAGAACTCTGAAAGACCCTTTAATACATAATTGATATTTACTGCAGCAATTGTTATTGAATAACAAACAAAGCCTAATAATTGAATGAATTATGTTACAAGGCAAGTTACTGTTAATTAgtcatgttatttatattacgtAGATTTAATTTACGTTATACTGAGgtttttacaaatacatatatcctTTTTATCTTAAAAAGCCCTCTGataaaattacacacacacacacacacacacacatatatatat from Melitaea cinxia chromosome 15, ilMelCinx1.1, whole genome shotgun sequence includes:
- the LOC123660420 gene encoding eukaryotic translation initiation factor 4E-binding protein — encoded protein: MSASPIARQATHSQTIPTRRVLITDPAQMPDVYSSTPGGTIYSTTPGGTRIVYERSFMMSLRHSPISKTPPSCSLPAAMLKNPPLAQQTPTSVQKPRSNSISFDESQETFSMDL